GATCGATTAAAATAACAAAGCTAGTTTGgaggaattttaaatttttaaaatataaaggaattttaatttcatttctatTGGCTTAAAAATGTAATTTTCATTCACGCTAAGCGCAGAGAGAACTATATTTTTTAAGGATAAAATATTAATACATATGTatcataaagagaaaaaaaaaaaagacaagttTTGGTTGAATAATATTATGCTATCTAGACCAAATCTTTTTCTTAGCATCCCTCTCCTTAATTCCTTGTCCCTGATCTCTTTTAATTCTCTTGTGAGTCAATGGCCCTGGAGCAGCAACTGTCACTGGCTTTGCTGTTCTCATAACCCTAGCAATTTTTGGCGGATTGTTCTCTATTTCTCCACTTCTGTATTGTCTTTTCTTCCTTGACTCATGGACGAGAGTATCATTTCCTTTTGGCAGTGCAAAGCCATGACTTGATGGACAGTTAATTGAGTTTGAACTCCTCAGGACATAACTTGATGAACTCCTCAGGAATTCATCATCTCTCATGCAGGTTTTTCCTGCATTAGGTGTGGCCCTTATTATACCAGGAAAATCTTGATTTTGCATACACTGTAATTGCTTTTCTTGTTCTCTCAGCTTGTCTTCTAGCTCCTTAATCTGTCATAACAAAGTCAATAAATATAACATTCATTTTCAATTCATTGTAAAACACAAATAGAACCACCAAAAACCTTGTATAAAATAGAGATTCTTTAAACCATTCATGCAGTAATGTAAAATAACAATAATATGCACGATTCTAATAGAGATTATTAATCATATAGCTGAAAATGTTGACATGTAACCTTTTGCTGAAGTAACACGGTCTCCGAGTTATGTTCATGATCCATCAATGTTCTCTCTAGCTCCTTAACCTAGAAAAAGGACAGGCAGCTGAAAATGTAAACCATGCATGATAAAATCGATTCTCAGTTCCCCATTGAAGAAAAAATGCTAATAAATCCTTTACAAACCTTATTTTGAAGTGTGAGGGAATGAAATTCAGACTCTCGTGCTTGCTCTTTCAGCTTGTTCTCAAGTTCCTTAACCTGTTTGAAGTGAAAAGTAGTGAATAACGCTTTCCTTTTAATCTAATTGCAGCTATAGAAAAAGCTAAGTGAAACTTACAAAGCATAAATTCTAAAAAATCACTTATTTCAAAATAGCTTAATGCATGAGACGCCAACCTTCTGCTGAAAAGCAGCAGAATCTGACTGCTGTCGCTCTCTAACCTCGTTCTCTAGTTCCTTGACCTTCACCAGATAGTAAGCTTTGATTATTTAGGAAAAATTAAAGTAGCAGATATAAAAACTACATCAATAATAAACCAAGTTGAAGGCAACCTTTTGGTGGAGAGCATTGCAAATCTCTTCCCTCCCCTTCAATTTATCTGAAAGTTGTGAGACTTGCTTCTCTGACTGGCTATACAAGTTAGACTTCAGTTCAAGTTGGCCTTCAAGTTCTTTGATCCTCTCTAGCTGGTTTTTGTAAATATAGTCTTTGCCCCTTGCCTTGCTCTCCAGGTTTTGTAAGCTCTCTTCTGTCTTCCTTAACAGTTCATCTTTGGATTTGGATTCCTGCCTTACTTTATCAAGCTTCACAGGGAGAAAAAgaacaataataatttttataccaAATAAATTAATCATAAGGAGAGAAAATAGTATTATAAAAtggaaactgaaaaattgcaccAATTCTAAATCACCAAACCCACCATTGCTTTCATCTTCTGAAGCTCACTTGTATCAATTTGCTTCTTTGCAGGGCCCAACTCAATCCCTCGAACCCTAGTTGCAAAATTTAACGAACTCAGAGTCTCACTCAAGTCCTGCTCTGAGGGGCTAATTTGCACAAACATCAAAGTTTTGGAGTCACCCCCTGCAACACACATATGATATGTTTAAAATGGCTGACTTAAATATCTCAAATTTAAAGGCTAACTTTGCAACATATCCAATATGAACACAAAGCCTGAACTAATACTCCTTCAAAAGTATGGAAACCTCTTACAACATTAGTCATTTACCTAAGGAATCTTGAAGTAGATGTGTCAACTTAGAGTTCCTGAAACCAAATAGCAGAAATTGTTACAACCAAGTATAATAATTCTGAGGGAAAAACATAATGGAAAAGTCAGTGTAAACCTGTATGGAATATGACTACTTTTAGTTGCTAAAGCATATATAACATCTCCAAGAGCGGAAAGGGATCTGTTAATATTTTGAGCTTCCTTAAGCCGTTCCCCTTGCACATCAGTTTTTGCCAGCCTCTCACTGCCTGCCAGATCTACAAGCCAAAGCTTGCTCTTGGTGCATTCACCATTCATCAAGTTCTTTGCTTTTACCATTACACATAGCATACTGATCAAATGGGGAAGCAAAATGAGGAGGAAGTTTCTAATGGTTAAGCAAAATGAAGGAAAATAACAGAGCTTGATACCAGTGAGACCGACTGCTGTGTTCATTGACATTATTGGATCCAACAGATCGAGCATTGCTTCCAGCCTGCAGTACATTCCACACTTCCTTCAAGTTATCAACTTTAGCTTCTACAATGCCGGGAACATGATGGGACCCTTCAGAAGATTGTTTGATCTCCAACCTGTCAATGCACAAAAAAGAGAATTCAGTGGACTTTGTGTTCTCATGCAATTTTGCCAAACAACGTCGCCTTTTTCAATGCTAATAGCGTTTATGTcagattaatatattttaatcatacACAAATTGTTACAATCATAAGAAACCTTGAACTATTCAAACACTTTTGGTTATAAATATACTTGATTGATTCCATAATATTAACGGACAATCACTCCTTTCACAAACTCATGTAAACTTCCAAAGGTTTAGCAGCTCAATTAAGCTCAGCAACAAGTTGTACATGTACAGAACTACAGTAACTTACTTCTTTGATGTTGGAGATGTAGCCAACAAGTCCCTGATTTGCTCATTATAGACTTCAAGCACACTAACAGATAAACTGTACGTGAAAGTTTCACTCCTTTCCttggaaattttaaataattgctcAAGAGTTCGATAATTGACTCCCCTGTTTTGCTCAGTGCCCTCCATTGTAAACGTCTTTCCTGTTCCCGTTTGACCATATGCAAATATACAAACATTGTACCCATCTAGCACTGAGATGACCAGTGGCGAGGCATCCGCAAATACATCAACTATCAAGATAATTAGACAAATAAAAAGAAGGTTTAATGTGCATGTCATATGGGAAATGCTAACCGTGTGTCAACTAAAATGTTAGTGCTCCATGAATACCTTGGTTATCGTTTGGTGTGTAAACCCTGTCAAATTTAAAAGTCTTTCTAGTGGAGACACCAGTTAGAATCCCAAGATCTCCATCCTTTGCTGCTTCAAAGTCAACAACCATTTTATATCCAGCTGATATCTCCTCCTTACTTAATGGGCGACACCGGCAGAAAACCCTGATATTTCCTGATATTTGATATAAAGAAATGTTTGTTTCAATTCAAAATTTCCCCTGTATAATTGAGCAGATAGATTATAACATCCCAAGACTTTGAGACAAGTCCCACAATACTCAAGGGTCTGGTCTTGGCTTAGCAATTGTACCAAAGCAAATTTAGCACAGCATCAGCATGAGTTGCGACGGGAATGTCGCAAACTTAAGTTATTTGGGTCTATTGGAGTAGGATTATTACATAGATATGTTTATCGCTcagggaaagagagagaaggcATGCCTTTAGCCTCCTGAATTTGGTTATACAGCTCCTTTCTCTTTGCTTGCTCTTCACTATACTTTGCCTTGAGATCTTCACATTGTGCaactgcaaagtgattctataAGCCATGCAGATGCACAGGAATATACCAGTGCAAAACCTATCAACTATTATTGGTGTAGTTCAAACTTACCCAATGCCTTAACTCCTGTGACCATGTTATTCAACTGAGGTATAGAACCAGCACATTCATGTGCCTCACGAGAAAGCTGACAATGCTCTTCCTTCATCATCTATACATAAATCAATTACACATGTATATGACAAAAAACAAAGTAATTAGGACAAAGAATGAACATAAggaagataaattttaatgtattaaTTATAATGAGGTGTCATTACTTTAATTTTTTCTTGTAAATTCTTGACTGCTGCTGCCCAGTATTTTTTATCACGTTCATACATGCTGGTAATATTCCTCAGATTTTCAGATTGTTTCCCCATAGTTTGAACTGTCACAAAGGGAAATATCAGAAATTATATTACTAAATTAAGCGTTATCCAGGATGTGATTCCTAGGAAGAAGCTGATTTAAACAATGAAAACCAGCAAACAATATTGCTTATTCTCTTGTAGTCAATACTCAGTATCCTATAAACATTTTTAGCTGGTCCTGTGCAAGGTGCAACAAATGCTACAATGACGATACTATAACCCAAGAATCCTCTTCCATTTGATACTCTCAATGCTCACAACATACTTGAGCTCAGGATATTCAACATTACAAATCAATACATTCAAATATTAAGTAAATTAACCAAGAAACTAAATTGGCAGGATTAATTAGACTAATCAAGAAAGTATGTATAACTGCAGCACAGTGTAAATGCCACACAGAATTACCTAAAGAGCGGGTCTCAAAGGTCTTATTATCAAGTTCCATTCTAGTCTTCTCCAGCTGTTCATTTGCCGTAGTCAACGACATCCAAGCCTCATGACATTCATTTGTCTTGCGCTGGCACTCAGTAATGAGTTCTTGTATCTTCTTTTCATATTTGTCTGTAGCTTTTGTCCGCATGAGTTTCTTCTGCTAGTCCAAAATGGAAAACCAAATAAGCAACAACTTAAAAGCTTCAAAGCTGAAATCTTTTTCACATAAGATATATCTAACCTGATCTGATGAAACTTCAATCTCAGCAGCACAATTGTTGCATTTGAGATGTTCTTGTGACGTGCAAGGAACTGTACTCATTCACAAGCgaggaaaatttgaaattttgtttaATCTGCTATGATATTTTGAGATCCTAAAGGATGAATTTAACCACATAACTAATAACAATGTTACCTGACACCTTAGGTGCTTTCCTTACGCAAATTCCACTAACAACTGGGCTTCCCATAACCCCTTCAAATCTTATAACAAGCATTCCATCATCCTTCACTGAGACCATTGATTCAACTAATTGCAATGGCTTATTGGCTCCAACAACAGAAAAGATATCAAATTCTGTTAAGACCTGCCATTTTTCCCAAAATTGAAAACTATAAGCACCAATTTTTCTTATGCCTctcaaagaagaccaaaaaagaAAGACCAAAGTTTGCAATCAAAGTATATTTTACTTAGTTGACTTGCCTTCTCTTCCTGCATGAATACATTGAATACTCTCATTCCCTTAGGCCCATTTGTATTTATAATCTCTGCGAAATGAAGATCAACAAGATAGCCTCCGGAAGGAAGATTATCGAACCGATAACAAAAGTTACCCAATCTTGCAGACTGATAGATGAATGGGTAATCTACGGCCTCATTTATAAGCTCATTGGTTCGTAAAACATTTCCTCCTTCAAAATTGGTGTCACCCAGAAATTTGACAGTGCAATCTGCTTCAATTGAAGCTTCACATCCAGCATTTACAAACATCACAATTTCATCTGGTAAAAACAACAGTAAAGATTTTAGCAACCATTATATTTCCTAAAAGTGTTGAAACTCCAGAATTAACAAAATCTTATACATCAATTGCAAAAGTAAGCTGCTACCTCAGACTATAATCCTAAGACAGAACGGTTTATTTATTGATCTATTTAACTATAGAAAAGTAGACAACTAGGTCATCAAATATAACATTAAAAAATGCAACTAAAGAGGATATTTTCATGAGGATTCTCTATTTTCAAATATCGAATACTTATAAAGTAAATATAGAAGACTCGCTGCCTAATTTCCTTCCGTAATCATCATTTCTTtatcaaaagaagaagaagaagaagaaaaataggcGAAATTTGCAGCATAAATAACATGATATTGGACTGGAATACAAACCTGTGCAATTCGACCTAGCAAACCCAGATGGGATTAGTCTTGAATTTGAGTCACAAAGCATGGAATCAACCAAGGAATCCCAATCTCCATCAATGACGGAATCTTTACTTTCTTCGTCGAATTTGACATCATTCCCCCACTCAAAAACCTCAGAAACAGAGGAATTTGGGAATAGGGTTTCTGGGTCTTGGTACG
This sequence is a window from Hevea brasiliensis isolate MT/VB/25A 57/8 chromosome 10, ASM3005281v1, whole genome shotgun sequence. Protein-coding genes within it:
- the LOC131169303 gene encoding kinesin-like protein KIN-14R, which gives rise to MDDTQFNNPYQDPETLFPNSSVSEVFEWGNDVKFDEESKDSVIDGDWDSLVDSMLCDSNSRLIPSGFARSNCTDEIVMFVNAGCEASIEADCTVKFLGDTNFEGGNVLRTNELINEAVDYPFIYQSARLGNFCYRFDNLPSGGYLVDLHFAEIINTNGPKGMRVFNVFMQEEKVLTEFDIFSVVGANKPLQLVESMVSVKDDGMLVIRFEGVMGSPVVSGICVRKAPKVSVPCTSQEHLKCNNCAAEIEVSSDQKKLMRTKATDKYEKKIQELITECQRKTNECHEAWMSLTTANEQLEKTRMELDNKTFETRSLVQTMGKQSENLRNITSMYERDKKYWAAAVKNLQEKIKMMKEEHCQLSREAHECAGSIPQLNNMVTGVKALVAQCEDLKAKYSEEQAKRKELYNQIQEAKGNIRVFCRCRPLSKEEISAGYKMVVDFEAAKDGDLGILTGVSTRKTFKFDRVYTPNDNQVDVFADASPLVISVLDGYNVCIFAYGQTGTGKTFTMEGTEQNRGVNYRTLEQLFKISKERSETFTYSLSVSVLEVYNEQIRDLLATSPTSKKLEIKQSSEGSHHVPGIVEAKVDNLKEVWNVLQAGSNARSVGSNNVNEHSSRSHCMLCVMVKAKNLMNGECTKSKLWLVDLAGSERLAKTDVQGERLKEAQNINRSLSALGDVIYALATKSSHIPYRNSKLTHLLQDSLGGDSKTLMFVQISPSEQDLSETLSSLNFATRVRGIELGPAKKQIDTSELQKMKAMLDKVRQESKSKDELLRKTEESLQNLESKARGKDYIYKNQLERIKELEGQLELKSNLYSQSEKQVSQLSDKLKGREEICNALHQKVKELENEVRERQQSDSAAFQQKVKELENKLKEQARESEFHSLTLQNKVKELERTLMDHEHNSETVLLQQKIKELEDKLREQEKQLQCMQNQDFPGIIRATPNAGKTCMRDDEFLRSSSSYVLRSSNSINCPSSHGFALPKGNDTLVHESRKKRQYRSGEIENNPPKIARVMRTAKPVTVAAPGPLTHKRIKRDQGQGIKERDAKKKIWSR